The Acidianus infernus genome window below encodes:
- a CDS encoding DNA-directed RNA polymerase subunit B → MLSVDDRWAIVESYFKSRGLVRQHLDSFNDFIKNKLQEIIDEQGEIETEIPGLKIKLGKIRVGKPRVREADRGDREITPMEARLRNLTYAAPIYLTMIPVENNIEGEPTEVYIGDLPIMLKSVADPTADLPAEKLVEIGEDPKDPGGYFIINGTEKVIVTQEDLATNRVLVDEGKSGSNVTHTAKIISSTAGYRVPITIERLRDSTIHVSFPAVPGRIPFAILMRALGLETDRDITFAVSFDEEIQNELLPSLEQASSITTQEDALDFIGNRVAIGQKRENRIERAEQVLDKYFLPHLGLTPADRKKKAYYLGYAVSKLIELQLGRREPDDKDHYANKRLKLAGDLFSSLFRVAFKAFVKDLVYQLEKSKVRGRRLTLNALVRPDIITERIRHAMATGNWVGGRTGVSQLLDRTNWLSMLSHLRRVISSLARGQPNFEARDLHGTQWGRMCPFETPEGPNSGLVKNLALLAQISVGINDKIVEKMLYDLGVIPLEELIRKIDEGEDPSSYTNWSKVILNGRLVGYYPNGEELANKIREKRRAGEISDEINVAHIVTDTYDEVYVNSDSGRVRRPLIVVKDGKPLVTEEDIQRLKKGEITFDTLVKEGKIEFLDAEEEENAYIALEPSKVTPEHTHLEIWTPAILGITASIIPYPEHNQSPRNTYQSAMAKQALGLYASNYQLRTDSRAHFLHYPQKPLVQTRALDIIGYNNRPAGENAILAIMSFTGYNMEDAIIMNKSSVERGMFRSTFFRLYSAEEIKYPGGQEDKIQLPEPGVRGYKGSEYYKSLDENGIVPPEVEVKGGDVLIGKVSPPRFLQEFKELSPEQAKRDTSVITRHGEKGIVDLVLITETSEGNKLVKVRVRDLRIPELGDKFATRHGQKGVIGMLIPQADMPYTVKGIVPDIILNPHSLPSRMTLGQIMEALAGKYAALSGKTVDATPFYNTPIEELQKKLLDFGFLPDGTEVVYDGRTGQKVKGRILYGVVYYQKLHHMVADKMHGRARGPIQILTRQPTEGRAREGGLRFGEMERDCLIGYGAAMVIKDRLLDNSDKTTVYVCEQCGYIGWYDKNKNKYVCPIHGDKANLYPVTISYAFKLLLQELMSMVISPRLILGDKVSLKGDNNE, encoded by the coding sequence ATGCTTTCAGTAGATGATAGGTGGGCAATAGTAGAATCCTATTTCAAATCTAGGGGATTAGTAAGACAGCATTTAGATTCATTTAACGATTTTATAAAAAACAAGCTTCAAGAGATAATTGACGAGCAAGGAGAGATTGAGACTGAAATTCCGGGATTAAAGATTAAACTTGGTAAGATAAGAGTAGGTAAACCAAGAGTAAGGGAGGCAGATAGAGGAGATAGAGAAATAACTCCGATGGAAGCAAGACTTAGGAACTTAACGTACGCAGCACCAATATATCTAACAATGATTCCTGTTGAGAACAATATTGAAGGAGAACCTACAGAAGTCTACATAGGCGACTTACCTATAATGCTTAAATCAGTAGCAGACCCTACAGCCGACTTGCCTGCAGAAAAACTGGTAGAAATAGGTGAAGATCCTAAAGACCCTGGAGGGTATTTCATAATAAATGGAACAGAAAAAGTGATAGTAACACAAGAAGACCTAGCTACTAATAGAGTCCTAGTAGATGAAGGAAAGAGCGGTTCAAATGTCACTCATACAGCAAAAATAATATCTAGTACCGCAGGATATAGAGTTCCAATAACTATAGAAAGATTAAGAGACTCCACAATTCACGTTTCATTCCCAGCAGTTCCTGGAAGAATTCCATTTGCAATATTAATGAGAGCGTTAGGATTAGAAACAGATAGAGATATAACCTTTGCGGTTTCCTTTGACGAAGAAATACAAAACGAGCTATTACCATCTTTAGAGCAAGCATCATCTATTACCACGCAAGAAGACGCATTAGACTTTATTGGAAATAGAGTTGCCATAGGTCAAAAAAGAGAAAATAGAATAGAAAGAGCTGAGCAAGTTTTAGATAAGTATTTCTTACCTCATTTAGGACTTACTCCTGCAGATAGAAAAAAGAAAGCGTATTATTTAGGTTATGCTGTTTCAAAACTAATTGAATTACAGTTAGGTAGAAGAGAACCAGACGATAAAGATCATTATGCTAACAAGAGACTCAAACTTGCAGGTGATCTATTTTCTAGCTTATTTAGAGTAGCGTTTAAAGCATTTGTAAAAGATCTAGTTTATCAATTAGAAAAGTCTAAGGTAAGAGGAAGAAGACTAACTCTTAATGCACTAGTTAGACCAGATATTATAACAGAAAGAATAAGGCATGCAATGGCTACTGGAAACTGGGTGGGAGGCAGAACTGGCGTAAGCCAGCTTTTAGATAGAACTAATTGGTTATCAATGTTAAGCCATTTAAGGAGAGTCATTTCATCTCTAGCTAGAGGTCAGCCCAATTTTGAAGCTAGAGATTTGCACGGTACACAATGGGGTAGAATGTGTCCATTTGAAACTCCAGAAGGTCCAAACAGCGGTCTGGTTAAGAACTTAGCTTTGCTCGCCCAAATATCCGTAGGAATAAATGATAAGATAGTTGAAAAGATGCTTTACGACTTAGGAGTAATTCCACTAGAAGAATTAATAAGGAAAATCGATGAAGGAGAAGATCCCTCTTCTTACACTAATTGGAGCAAGGTAATATTAAATGGAAGATTAGTAGGTTATTATCCTAATGGTGAAGAATTAGCTAATAAAATAAGAGAGAAAAGAAGAGCTGGAGAAATTAGCGATGAGATAAATGTAGCTCATATAGTTACAGATACTTATGATGAAGTTTATGTTAATTCAGATAGCGGAAGAGTTAGGAGACCATTAATTGTAGTAAAGGATGGTAAGCCATTAGTTACAGAAGAGGATATTCAAAGACTAAAGAAAGGAGAAATTACATTTGATACTCTAGTTAAGGAAGGTAAAATAGAATTTTTAGATGCAGAAGAAGAAGAGAATGCATATATCGCATTAGAGCCAAGTAAAGTTACTCCAGAACACACTCACTTAGAAATATGGACGCCAGCCATACTTGGAATTACTGCATCTATAATCCCGTATCCAGAACATAATCAGTCCCCAAGGAATACTTACCAGTCTGCAATGGCTAAACAAGCTTTAGGTCTTTATGCTTCTAATTACCAGTTAAGAACTGATAGTAGAGCTCATTTCTTGCACTATCCTCAAAAACCATTAGTGCAAACAAGAGCGCTAGATATAATTGGGTACAATAATAGACCTGCTGGAGAGAACGCAATACTAGCAATAATGTCGTTTACTGGCTATAACATGGAAGATGCAATTATCATGAATAAATCCTCGGTAGAAAGAGGAATGTTCAGATCAACGTTCTTTAGATTGTACTCAGCGGAAGAAATTAAGTATCCTGGAGGTCAAGAAGATAAAATACAATTACCAGAACCAGGAGTTAGAGGATACAAAGGTAGTGAGTATTATAAGTCGTTAGATGAGAACGGAATAGTTCCTCCAGAAGTCGAAGTAAAAGGAGGAGATGTATTAATAGGAAAAGTTAGCCCACCAAGGTTTCTACAAGAATTTAAAGAGTTATCGCCAGAGCAAGCAAAGAGGGATACTTCAGTAATAACCAGACATGGAGAAAAAGGCATTGTAGACTTAGTGTTAATCACGGAAACTTCTGAAGGAAATAAACTAGTAAAAGTTAGAGTTAGAGATTTAAGAATACCAGAATTAGGAGATAAGTTTGCGACTAGACATGGACAGAAAGGAGTAATAGGTATGCTAATACCACAAGCTGATATGCCTTATACAGTTAAAGGTATTGTACCAGACATTATACTTAATCCTCACTCATTACCATCTAGAATGACACTAGGTCAAATAATGGAAGCATTGGCTGGAAAATACGCTGCATTATCTGGTAAAACAGTAGATGCAACTCCATTCTATAATACGCCAATAGAGGAATTACAAAAGAAGCTTCTAGATTTTGGATTCTTACCAGACGGTACAGAAGTTGTATATGATGGCAGAACTGGACAAAAGGTAAAAGGAAGGATATTATATGGAGTAGTTTATTACCAGAAATTGCATCATATGGTTGCGGATAAAATGCACGGTAGAGCTAGAGGGCCTATCCAAATTTTAACTAGACAGCCTACAGAAGGCAGAGCTAGAGAAGGAGGATTAAGATTTGGAGAAATGGAAAGAGATTGTTTGATAGGTTATGGGGCTGCAATGGTTATAAAAGATAGATTACTTGATAACTCTGATAAAACTACTGTTTATGTTTGCGAACAATGCGGTTACATAGGCTGGTATGATAAGAATAAGAATAAGTATGTATGTCCAATTCACGGTGATAAAGCTAATTTATACCCAGTTACCATATCCTACGCATTCAAATTATTACTCCAAGAGCTGATGAGCATGGTTATTTCACCTAGGTTAATTCTTGGTGATAAAGTTTCTTTAAAAGGTGATAATAATGAGTGA